From Argopecten irradians isolate NY chromosome 12, Ai_NY, whole genome shotgun sequence, one genomic window encodes:
- the LOC138305050 gene encoding uncharacterized protein, producing the protein MFSAGVTEKAYTKRGLLSIINGIFDPIGFAAPVILRGRLLFRDLVGSSPKWDEPLPEERRQEWEAWCNSLERLCACSFPRQYFPGAIYQDLEKKVCIFSDTSKDAVAAVAFLQTSDQHGMSFLLGKAKTAPQHGHTIPRLELCAAVLATELGRTINEQLDIPPENMHFYSDSMVVLGYLHNRVRRFYVYVGNRVDRILSFTKPTQWSHIPSESNPADEGTRCVNACDLQESMWLNGTSVLTEERSTSETERYPLVQPTHDLEVRPEVQVLKTSSSPSLCIGAERIKHFSTWKSLVRGIAYLKSLAIIGKNPSVGRTRQVTPELIEKSRIFILKDVQEQVYNEELRCLKESKAVPSNSSISSLTPILDQDGILRVGGRLNRSNFSLEERNPIIVPGKHHVARLLIEHFHAEVRHQGRHLTEGAVRSGGYWVTGAKRLISSILQACMKCHRLRGKFSHQQMADLPPDRLEPCASFTYVGVDVFGPWSITSRRTREGTALSKRWAVLFTCLVTRAVHIEVIEEMSSSSFINALRRFFSIRGPVREFRSDNGTNFVGSTEDMGFQTINVDEPKFANYMLENSTVWRFNPPHASHMGGAWERMIGTARRILTPC; encoded by the coding sequence ATGTTTAGCGCGGGAGTCACTGAAAAGGCTTACACAAAAAGAGGTCTTTTATCGATTATCAACGGTATCTTTGACCCCATAGGATTTGCAGCTCCAGTGATTTTGCGAGGAAGACTGCTTTTCCGAGATCTTGTGGGATCATCACCCAAATGGGACGAGCCTCTACCAGAGGAACGAAGACAAGAATGGGAAGCATGGTGCAATTCCCTCGAGAGACTATGCGCATGTTCTTTCCCTAGACAATACTTTCCTGGTGCCATTTATCAGGATTTGGAGAAGAAGGTTTGCATATTCTCGGACACCTCAAAAGATGCTGTAGCAGCAGTGGCCTTCCTTCAGACCAGCGATCAGCATGGTATGAGCTTCTTGTTGGGAAAGGCAAAGACAGCACCACAACATGGACATACAATACCGCGCCTCGAGCTTTGTGCAGCGGTCTTAGCGACAGAGCTTGGTCGTACTATAAATGAGCAATTGGACATTCCACCTGAAAACATGCACTTTTATTCAGACAGCATGGTAGTGCTTGGATATCTACACAACAGAGTTAGACGGTTCTACGTTTATGTAGGCAATCGGGTGGACAGGATCCTCAGCTTTACGAAACCAACACAGTGGAGTCACATTCCTTCTGAAAGTAACCCTGCTGATGAAGGAACTAGATGTGTAAATGCTTGTGATCTTCAGGAAAGTATGTGGCTCAATGGAACAAGTGTCTTGACTGAGGAAAGGAGTACGTCTGAGACTGAAAGATATCCACTTGTTCAACCGACACATGACCTAGAGGTTAGACCAGAAGTCCAGGTCCTCAAGACCTCATCTTCCCCATCACTTTGTATTGGAGCTGAACGGATCAAACATTTCTCTACTTGGAAATCATTGGTAAGAGGCATCGCTTACCTCAAGTCCCTTGCAATCATCGGGAAAAACCCGTCCGTGGGACGAACCAGACAGGTCACCCCAGAACTTATTGAAAAGTCTCGGATTTTCATCCTCAAAGATGTTCAGGAACAGGTCTACAATGAGGAATTACGGTGTCTCAAGGAATCAAAGGCAGTACCTAGTAATAGCAGCATCTCATCCTTAACACCGATTCTGGACCAGGACGGCATTCTTCGAGTTGGTGGTCGTCTCAACCGTTCAAACTTTTCTTTGGAAGAGCGAAATCCAATTATAGTGCCAGGTAAACATCATGTGGCTCGACTTCTTATCGAACACTTTCATGCAGAGGTCCGTCACCAGGGTAGGCATCTGACCGAGGGTGCTGTACGATCAGGAGGTTACTGGGTGACCGGCGCCAAACGTTTGATTTCCTCAATCCTCCAAGCATGTATGAAATGTCATCGACTTCGCGGGAAATTTAGTCATCAGCAAATGGCAGATCTTCCGCCTGATAGACTTGAGCCATGTGCGTCATTTACGTATGTAGGTGTAGACGTTTTCGGCCCATGGAGCATTACTTCCAGACGCACTAGAGAGGGCACTGCACTGTCTAAACGATGGGCTGTGCTTTTTACCTGTCTTGTGACAAGAGCTGTTCATATAGAGGTTATTGAAGAgatgtcatcatcatcttttATTAACGCCTTACGCCGGTTCTTCTCTATTCGCGGACCTGTACGCGAGTTTCGCTCTGATAATGGAACTAACTTCGTAGGATCTACAGAAGACATGGGTTTTCAGACAATCAACGTGGATGAACCTAAATTCGCGAATTACATGTTAGAGAACAGTACTGTCTGGCGCTTCAACCCGCCACACGCGTCCCATATGGGCGGCGCGTGGGAACGCATGATTGGCACAGCGAGAAGGATCTTGACTCCATGCTGA
- the LOC138305051 gene encoding uncharacterized protein, producing the protein MNSRPIAPMSSDPQDATVLSPSVLLTQKTSCPSSVCCEHLNQKDLYRHQWKCVQVLAEEFWKKWRREYLLNLQTRTKWQKPQRNLQEGDIVLMKDRSVARMEWPLAVVNRVFISEDKLVRKVEIRVVRDGKTTYFVRSVTEVVFAQSDFKE; encoded by the coding sequence ATGAATTCAAGACCTATTGCACCTATGTCTAGTGATCCTCAAGACGCCACTGTACTTTCACCATCTGTGCTACTGACTCAGAAGACCTCATGCCCATCTTCAGTGTGTTGTGAACATCTCAACCAGAAAGACCTTTACAGACATCAGTGGAAATGTGTCCAAGTACTGGCTGAAGAGTTTTGGAAGAAATGGCGGAGAGAGTACCTCCTCAACTTGCAGACGCGTACCAAATGGCAGAAACCGCAGAGGAATCTTCAAGAAGGGGACATCGTTCTTATGAAGGATCGGAGTGTCGCGCGCATGGAATGGCCTCTTGCAGTTGTTAACCGTGTGTTCATAAGTGAAGACAAATTAGTGCGAAAAGTGGAAATCCGTGTGGTCAGAGATGGCAAAACAACATACTTTGTTAGATCAGTTACCGAAGTTGTGTTTGCCCAGAGTGACTTCAAGGAATGA